A single Zootoca vivipara chromosome 1, rZooViv1.1, whole genome shotgun sequence DNA region contains:
- the KCNJ11 gene encoding ATP-sensitive inward rectifier potassium channel 11, translated as MLSRKGIIPEEYVLTRLAEDVPDPSRYHARERRARFVGKNGTCNVAHKNIREQGRFLQDVFTTLVDLKWLHTLIIFTMTFLCSWLLFAMVWWLIAFAHGDLDQSTQQLHRQGGGDAGELGGGVDFVPCVTDIRSFTSAFLFSIEVQVTIGFGGRMMTEECPSAILILIVQNIVGLLINAIMLGCIFMKTAQAHRRAETLIFSKHAVIALREGKLCFMLRVGDLRKSMIISATIRMQVVRKTTSPEGEVVPLNQIDIHMENPVGGNSIFLVSPLIICHVIDRNSPLYDVAPDNLHHHEDLEVIVILEGVVETTGITTQARTSYLADEILWGQRFVPIVAEEDGQYSVDYSKFGNTVKVPTPSCTARQLEENQSILDSISFSPRGTIRKRSVRLKPMFCISDEPS; from the coding sequence ATGCTGTCCAGGAAGGGCATCATCCCGGAGGAGTATGTGCTGACCCGGCTGGCCGAGGATGTCCCGGATCCGTCCCGCTACCACGCCCGGGAGAGGAGGGCCCGCTTCGTGGGCAAGAACGGCACGTGCAATGTGGCTCACAAGAACATCCGCGAGCAGGGCCGCTTCCTGCAGGACGTCTTCACCACCCTGGTGGACCTCAAGTGGCTCCACACGCTCATCATCTTCACCATGACCTTCCTGTGCAGCTGGCTGCTCTTCGCCATGGTCTGGTGGCTCATAGCCTTCGCCCACGGGGACCTCGatcagagcacccagcagctccACCGGCAGGGCGGCGGCGACGCGGGGGAGCTGGGCGGTGGGGTGGACTTCGTGCCCTGCGTGACCGACATCCGCTCCTTCACGTCGGCTTTCCTCTTCTCCATCGAGGTGCAGGTGACCATCGGCTTCGGCGGGCGCATGATGACCGAGGAGTGCCCCTCCgccatcctcatcctcatcgTGCAGAACATCGTGGGCCTGCTGATCAACGCCATCatgctgggctgcatcttcatgAAGACGGCCCAGGCGCACCGGCGAGCCGAGACGCTCATCTTCAGCAAGCACGCCGTGATCGCGCTCCGCGAGGGGAAGCTCTGCTTCATGCTGCGCGTGGGCGATCTGCGCAAGAGCATGATCATCAGCGCCACCATCCGCATGCAGGTGGTGAGGAAGACGACCAGCCCCGAGGGGGAGGTGGTGCCCCTCAACCAGATCGACATCCACATGGAGAACCCGGTAGGGGGAAACAGCATTTTCCTGGTCTCCCCGCTTATCATCTGCCACGTGATAGACAGGAACAGCCCCCTCTACGACGTGGCCCCGGACAACCTCCACCACCACGAGGATCTGGAAGTCATTGTCATCCTAGAAGGGGTGGTGGAAACTACGGGCATCACCACTCAAGCCAGGACGTCTTACTTGGCCGACGAGATCCTCTGGGGACAAAGGTTTGTGCCTATAGTGGCCGAAGAGGATGGGCAGTACTCCGTAGATTACTCCAAGTTTGGCAACACTGTGAAGGTGCCCACCCCAAGCTGCACTGCCAGGCAACTGGAGGAAAACCAGAGCATCCTGGACAGCATCTCCTTTTCACCTAGGGGCACTATTAGGAAAAGGTCTGTCAGGTTAAAGCCCATGTTTTGCATATCCGATGAACCATCCTGA